The window GGGCTCGACACCGGGTCCAGGGTCACGTCCAGGTAGCGGCCCGTCGCGAGCCGCGTCGCCAAGCCCTCGCCGCCGCGCCCGCGCAGCTCGCCCGCGGCCACCCGGGTGAAGGTCACCCCGGCGAGGCGCCTAAGCGGCGTGCCCGCGGCGACGAG of the Deinococcota bacterium genome contains:
- a CDS encoding UvrD-helicase domain-containing protein, whose product is MKVRVASAGTGKTTSLVLRYLALVAAGTPLRRLAGVTFTRVAAGELRGRGGEGLATRLATGRYLDVTLDPVSSP